One window of Saprospiraceae bacterium genomic DNA carries:
- a CDS encoding T9SS type A sorting domain-containing protein, translated as MFLSIGNNLKATHIIGGDISYRCLGNNQYEITMTVRRDCINGQPPFDDPAYLGVYDSRGVRQINVANNGRLDMLYRADDTLNEVAFKNCGIVGGDVCVHTTTYKDTLELPFLAGGYILAYQRCCRNRTILNIVDPENTGATYTAQITESALLSCNSSPVLSPYPPIYICGNQPIEFHLAAKDAEGDSLVYALCNPNTGATPQNPRPTFPSKPPFDPVLFSQNYTLNDMIGGSPALHIDSKTGIMRGFAVPIIAQYLVAYCVEEYRNGKLLSVLRRDFQINVRLCNSVPEAAFNYSINTCKNPVELQLIDESTDQFSTIDFWQWTVFYNTDQLQSNTKNPIFSLQDSGIAKVRLVIHSKESCYDTIFKSIKIQTIKPELIAKNHLICRGDTIELIQSYNPAINYTWSPSIGLSCVTCPNPKASPSQSTKYLVHYEDALCEHTDTIYINVTNCTLDSCGITTIQKCLPNGMVEVTALNAFKQIIQPKNRNQELFWQIPASSNHPEYTLINQNPILLFKKDVFSLTSKMYSWKSGLPKTIEFADICKRTVFDSLDIECSGHCEELEFILSSCEDDYDVEHQLVYPDIICQSVCSSSCMFIVGLFETNGQLIDPSQYQIRWSTGSSGAYVMMMGTYFNTLTVEVRKGDCIWRGRYWKSCQQYKKARNPEGELQLNSGPLENYTLQQLIQHETKASIYDLQGHLVAKSLKQLEQLASGIYFIRTEHQESINIYKFFKQ; from the coding sequence ATGTTTTTAAGCATTGGTAATAATTTGAAAGCAACCCATATTATTGGGGGTGATATCAGTTATCGCTGTTTGGGCAATAATCAATATGAAATTACGATGACCGTGAGACGAGACTGTATTAACGGCCAACCACCCTTTGATGATCCTGCTTATTTAGGCGTTTATGATTCGCGAGGAGTCCGTCAAATTAATGTTGCAAACAATGGTCGTCTGGATATGCTATACAGAGCCGATGATACATTAAATGAAGTTGCTTTTAAAAATTGTGGAATCGTCGGTGGTGATGTTTGTGTCCATACCACTACCTATAAAGACACGCTGGAGTTGCCCTTCTTAGCTGGAGGATATATCCTGGCTTATCAACGATGTTGCAGAAATAGAACCATCCTAAACATTGTGGATCCTGAAAATACCGGAGCGACCTATACGGCCCAGATTACAGAATCCGCTTTATTATCGTGCAATTCGAGTCCGGTATTAAGTCCATATCCTCCAATTTATATCTGTGGAAATCAGCCCATAGAATTTCATTTAGCTGCTAAAGATGCAGAAGGTGATTCTCTGGTATATGCCTTATGCAATCCCAACACAGGTGCCACACCTCAAAATCCAAGACCAACTTTTCCTTCAAAACCACCTTTCGATCCTGTACTTTTCAGCCAAAATTATACTTTGAATGATATGATTGGCGGGTCGCCTGCCTTGCATATTGATTCCAAAACTGGAATTATGCGCGGATTTGCCGTTCCAATCATTGCTCAATACCTCGTTGCATATTGCGTGGAAGAATATCGAAATGGTAAATTACTTTCTGTATTGCGCCGTGATTTTCAAATTAATGTTCGTTTGTGTAATTCCGTTCCGGAAGCTGCTTTTAACTATTCAATCAATACCTGTAAAAATCCGGTTGAGTTGCAATTAATTGATGAATCGACCGATCAGTTTTCTACAATTGACTTTTGGCAATGGACGGTTTTTTACAATACCGATCAATTGCAATCAAATACCAAAAATCCCATTTTCTCTTTGCAAGATTCAGGAATTGCTAAAGTCAGGTTGGTAATCCATTCCAAAGAATCTTGCTACGATACGATTTTTAAATCGATTAAAATTCAAACTATAAAACCAGAATTAATTGCAAAGAATCATCTCATATGTAGAGGAGATACCATTGAATTAATTCAATCGTACAACCCTGCAATCAATTATACCTGGTCCCCCTCCATTGGATTAAGTTGTGTTACGTGCCCAAATCCAAAAGCAAGTCCAAGTCAATCTACAAAATATTTGGTACATTATGAAGATGCATTGTGTGAACACACAGATACGATATATATAAATGTAACAAATTGTACTCTGGATTCTTGCGGCATTACTACCATTCAAAAATGTTTGCCAAATGGTATGGTTGAAGTAACTGCTTTAAATGCCTTTAAACAAATAATTCAGCCAAAAAACAGAAATCAAGAATTGTTTTGGCAAATCCCCGCAAGTTCTAATCATCCCGAGTACACACTCATTAATCAAAATCCAATTTTACTATTTAAAAAAGATGTATTTAGTTTAACGTCTAAAATGTATTCCTGGAAAAGTGGATTACCTAAAACCATTGAATTTGCAGATATCTGTAAGCGCACTGTTTTCGATTCTCTTGATATAGAATGCAGTGGTCATTGTGAGGAATTGGAATTTATACTTTCTTCGTGTGAAGATGATTATGATGTTGAACATCAATTAGTCTATCCGGATATCATTTGTCAATCCGTTTGCAGTAGTTCCTGCATGTTTATTGTCGGACTATTTGAAACCAATGGACAGCTTATTGATCCCAGTCAATATCAAATACGTTGGTCAACTGGTTCTTCCGGTGCATATGTAATGATGATGGGTACCTATTTCAATACGCTTACCGTGGAGGTTCGTAAAGGAGATTGTATATGGAGAGGTCGCTATTGGAAAAGTTGTCAACAATATAAAAAAGCCAGGAATCCAGAAGGAGAACTCCAACTCAATTCTGGTCCACTGGAAAATTATACGCTTCAACAATTGATACAACATGAAACAAAAGCAAGTATTTACGATTTGCAAGGCCATCTTGTTGCAAAATCACTGAAGCAGTTAGAACAACTGGCTTCCGGAATTTACTTTATTAGAACAGAACATCAGGAAAGCATAAATATTTATAAATTTTTTAAGCAATAA
- a CDS encoding copper-translocating P-type ATPase: protein MSVIKEQLILPIDGMESEHCSLLIHSNLSKVEGLQNNKVELNNKRVLIETENPVQAIQLAVNTIESLGYKVPVLTKDYPVRNMSCSACAAHIQSVLEKLPGVLSASVNFANNLAHIKFIPGLISSQKLKDTLYYIGYELVIDESEEAKDQLEALQATQYTSLKYRTIGSIGLSIPVFVIAMFFMDIPYANYIMWILTTPVLAYFGKQFFINAWKQAKHRSANMDTLVAVSTGVAYLFSVFNTLIPSFWHEQGLHAHVYFEAASVVISFILLGKFLEERAKGKASFAIKKLMSLAPKTVHVIHEGDHHMEMPVQLIKAGQIVLVKPGEKIALDGKIIYGTSFVDESMLSGEPIPVEKKIGDAVYAGTINQKGSIRFIAEKTAGNTILDQIIKMVQQAQGSKAPVQKLVDKISSVFVFIVIGIAVLSFISWLILSGSNALSHGLLAFVTVLVIACPCALGLATPTALMAGIGKAAELGILIKDAESLELAKKIDVLILDKTGTITEGTPSIDQIVWHQETNELKEILVSIEKQSEHPLADAVVKFFPEIQSKPIASFESETGKGVRAQFQNVWYYIGTKNYLKEKGIDTSERLLSKFNQWESEAKSIIWYANETTSLAILSVSDQLKPGSKQAIQALQKLDIEVHMLTGDAKKTAETTAREIGIKHFEAEMLPESKAAYIRKLQESGKVVAMVGDGINDSTALALADVSIAMGKGSDIAMDVSSITIISSDLRKIPQAIKLSEYTLTTIRQNLFWAFIYNIIGIPIAAGILYPVNGFLLNPMIAGAAMAFSSVSVVSNSLRLRSKKLN from the coding sequence ATGTCTGTAATCAAAGAACAATTAATACTACCCATTGACGGAATGGAAAGTGAACACTGTTCGCTACTTATTCATTCAAATTTGTCAAAAGTTGAAGGACTGCAAAACAACAAAGTTGAACTGAATAATAAACGGGTTTTAATTGAAACTGAAAATCCTGTACAAGCTATCCAACTTGCAGTGAACACCATTGAATCCCTGGGATACAAGGTCCCTGTATTGACTAAAGATTATCCTGTTCGTAACATGAGTTGCAGCGCTTGTGCAGCGCACATCCAATCCGTTTTGGAAAAACTACCCGGTGTTTTGTCTGCTTCGGTCAATTTTGCGAATAATTTAGCGCATATAAAATTTATACCTGGACTGATCAGTTCACAAAAATTAAAAGATACCTTATACTATATAGGATATGAATTAGTTATTGATGAATCAGAGGAAGCCAAAGACCAACTCGAAGCATTACAAGCAACTCAATATACATCGCTCAAATATAGAACCATTGGTTCTATAGGTCTTTCCATTCCTGTTTTTGTAATTGCCATGTTTTTTATGGACATCCCGTATGCAAATTACATAATGTGGATTTTAACAACACCGGTACTTGCCTATTTTGGAAAACAATTTTTTATCAATGCCTGGAAACAGGCAAAACACCGATCTGCCAATATGGATACACTGGTAGCAGTGAGCACCGGTGTTGCTTATTTGTTTAGTGTATTTAATACCCTGATCCCTTCATTTTGGCATGAGCAAGGATTGCATGCTCATGTTTATTTTGAGGCCGCATCGGTTGTAATCAGTTTTATATTATTAGGAAAGTTTTTAGAAGAGCGGGCAAAAGGAAAAGCTTCGTTTGCTATTAAAAAATTAATGAGTCTCGCACCTAAAACGGTTCATGTCATACATGAAGGTGATCATCATATGGAAATGCCTGTTCAATTGATAAAAGCAGGTCAAATTGTATTAGTAAAACCCGGCGAAAAAATTGCTTTAGATGGAAAAATTATCTATGGAACAAGTTTTGTTGATGAAAGCATGCTGAGTGGCGAACCGATACCTGTAGAAAAAAAAATAGGGGATGCTGTTTATGCAGGTACGATTAATCAAAAAGGGAGCATTCGTTTCATTGCAGAAAAAACGGCAGGAAATACAATTCTTGATCAAATCATTAAAATGGTGCAACAAGCCCAAGGAAGTAAAGCACCCGTTCAAAAGTTGGTGGATAAAATTTCCAGTGTCTTTGTTTTTATTGTCATTGGCATTGCCGTGTTGAGTTTTATAAGTTGGTTGATCTTAAGTGGAAGCAATGCTTTAAGTCACGGCTTACTCGCCTTTGTAACCGTTTTGGTTATTGCATGTCCTTGTGCCTTAGGACTAGCTACTCCTACTGCATTAATGGCGGGTATCGGTAAAGCTGCAGAACTAGGAATCCTTATTAAAGACGCGGAAAGTCTGGAATTAGCAAAAAAAATAGATGTTTTAATATTGGATAAAACCGGAACAATCACTGAAGGAACTCCTTCTATAGATCAAATCGTATGGCATCAAGAAACAAATGAACTTAAAGAAATATTGGTTTCCATAGAAAAACAGTCAGAACATCCCTTGGCAGATGCCGTTGTTAAATTCTTCCCGGAAATACAATCTAAACCCATTGCCTCCTTTGAAAGTGAAACGGGTAAAGGTGTACGTGCTCAATTTCAAAATGTCTGGTATTATATAGGGACGAAAAACTATCTGAAAGAAAAAGGAATTGATACTTCAGAACGCTTGCTATCTAAGTTTAATCAATGGGAATCAGAAGCCAAATCCATAATTTGGTATGCAAATGAAACAACAAGTCTTGCAATACTTTCTGTAAGTGATCAGCTTAAACCTGGTTCAAAACAAGCAATTCAGGCTTTACAAAAATTAGATATTGAAGTGCATATGTTGACAGGCGATGCTAAAAAAACAGCAGAGACTACAGCCAGAGAGATAGGAATAAAACATTTTGAAGCTGAAATGCTACCAGAAAGTAAAGCTGCATACATCCGAAAATTACAAGAATCAGGCAAAGTAGTCGCAATGGTGGGTGATGGAATTAATGATAGTACTGCACTGGCGCTTGCTGATGTCAGCATTGCAATGGGGAAGGGCAGTGATATTGCAATGGACGTTTCCTCAATTACAATTATTTCATCGGATTTAAGAAAAATTCCCCAAGCAATTAAATTATCTGAATACACGCTAACTACCATACGTCAAAATCTATTTTGGGCTTTTATCTATAATATAATTGGAATACCCATTGCGGCTGGCATATTATATCCAGTGAATGGGTTTCTATTAAATCCTATGATTGCAGGAGCTGCAATGGCATTTAGTTCGGTATCTGTAGTCAGTAATAGCTTAAGATTACGATCTAAAAAACTGAATTGA
- a CDS encoding glycosyltransferase family 4 protein, translating to MFFKVLHILDSYLPETMNWIDSILQSTGSNCEHHIAARYHINDYKLKYPMVPGSLTSTYPVPIYNKVLCSLLDLSSSSRLYNYVIRESIDIIHFHFANTAIRQMQLIEKLKIPVLISFYGFDYEFLVKSKSGTLKAYQNLAHLGCRFIVEGRYSRNVLLEYGIPSRQISILHLLFSRNGILKPINWQSPIRLIQAASFTEKKNQLALLEALQDRHAGRLKIVMIGEPVDKNYYAEIQKLLVKKVNHSIRILDKMTPDRYLNHLMKHHFAVNLSKRSKSYDTEGGCPIFIKDSLNLAKPVISTSHCDIPESVIHGFNGYLTDATNLKAIEDTLDRVLKLSQKAYNGLCINAFQSVNVNSINNITGEELNNIYTACL from the coding sequence ATGTTCTTTAAGGTATTGCATATATTGGATAGCTATTTGCCTGAAACTATGAATTGGATTGATTCTATTCTGCAAAGTACTGGGTCAAACTGCGAACATCATATAGCCGCCCGATATCACATAAATGATTATAAACTAAAGTATCCGATGGTTCCTGGCAGTCTTACGAGTACATATCCGGTTCCAATTTACAATAAAGTGTTATGCTCATTATTGGATTTAAGCTCATCAAGCCGTCTTTATAACTATGTAATCAGAGAATCCATCGATATCATTCATTTTCATTTTGCAAATACTGCAATTAGACAGATGCAATTAATTGAGAAATTAAAAATTCCAGTTTTGATTTCATTTTACGGATTTGATTATGAATTTCTGGTTAAGAGTAAATCAGGAACTTTAAAAGCTTATCAAAATTTGGCTCATTTAGGGTGTCGATTTATCGTAGAAGGAAGGTATTCAAGAAATGTATTGTTGGAATATGGAATTCCATCAAGGCAAATCAGCATCTTGCATTTACTATTTTCAAGAAATGGAATTTTAAAACCGATAAACTGGCAATCCCCGATTCGATTGATACAGGCAGCAAGTTTTACAGAGAAGAAGAACCAATTGGCATTATTGGAGGCATTGCAGGATCGCCATGCGGGTCGACTTAAAATAGTTATGATTGGGGAACCGGTAGATAAAAATTACTATGCTGAGATTCAAAAACTATTAGTAAAGAAAGTAAATCATTCGATACGTATTCTGGATAAAATGACTCCGGATCGTTATTTAAATCATTTAATGAAGCATCATTTTGCGGTTAATTTAAGTAAGCGTTCCAAAAGTTATGATACGGAAGGAGGATGTCCCATTTTTATTAAAGACAGTTTAAATTTAGCTAAACCGGTTATTAGCACTTCACATTGTGATATTCCTGAATCGGTTATCCATGGGTTTAATGGATATCTTACAGACGCAACTAACTTAAAAGCAATTGAAGATACATTGGATAGGGTATTAAAATTGTCTCAAAAAGCATATAATGGATTATGTATAAATGCATTTCAATCGGTTAATGTAAATTCCATAAATAATATAACTGGAGAAGAATTGAATAATATTTATACTGCTTGTTTATGA
- a CDS encoding 7-cyano-7-deazaguanine synthase, producing the protein MAKLLFIFSKNNSFQQWKLKSTAFNTSVSKDLNLVIEKNHWALFYDHLTPVKPIKIQTPDATAFILGNFSFQKNTFNERKEGKNCRTIFYKELPDIKTVFNQLNGTYCYIGFNEINNKVSIYTDYLGFFPLYLYQDERQIIVSSEIKLIKEVADGNLSWNTQAMQSYLDNGHLISNQSWFTEIVRMRPASMYSLDCETSQLNRTYYWTWSEVSKTTRPIEEMLDSYYQLFKSGISQLDQEDCNSFGVSLSGGLDSRLIAYIASKTCHLNSFSFGNAVNYEIQIAQKVAKTLSIKHEFIQIGMSNWLENRLGAFWKVDGLLHLGHLHEAPVHKYIAASYPVYFHGFFGGGIYANRSDANSAMKPSLIAKYLKLGTSPDESEDVFYSKQCIDSYLIDQKIRNQSAHSVYLLSSHCKLILPYYNMNWMALNYSIDDCLQLNHRFYLKFLNKYLPKQLLDIPWQRTGIPPQYIFLNLLAVSSRLPSIREKIAQFFGSSKHFINYNEIDRELNQWLLHFKSEIRDLGISRIPNSRELKFRVVSLVLIIKMMNKNTQHVL; encoded by the coding sequence ATGGCAAAGTTGTTATTTATATTTTCGAAGAACAATTCTTTTCAACAATGGAAATTAAAATCAACAGCTTTTAATACGAGCGTGTCAAAGGATCTGAATCTTGTGATTGAAAAAAATCATTGGGCTCTATTTTATGATCATTTGACTCCAGTAAAGCCAATTAAAATTCAGACACCAGACGCCACTGCATTTATATTAGGGAATTTTTCTTTCCAGAAAAACACATTTAATGAAAGGAAAGAAGGAAAAAACTGTCGAACGATATTCTATAAGGAGCTCCCTGACATAAAAACAGTGTTCAATCAATTGAATGGAACTTATTGTTATATTGGTTTCAATGAAATAAACAACAAGGTTTCTATATACACCGATTATCTGGGTTTTTTTCCCTTGTATTTATATCAGGATGAACGACAAATTATTGTTTCCAGTGAAATCAAACTTATTAAAGAAGTGGCTGATGGAAATTTAAGCTGGAATACGCAGGCAATGCAGTCTTATTTAGATAATGGACATTTAATTTCAAACCAATCCTGGTTTACTGAGATCGTCAGGATGCGTCCAGCCAGTATGTATTCACTTGACTGCGAAACGAGTCAATTAAATAGAACCTATTATTGGACCTGGTCTGAAGTATCAAAAACAACAAGACCCATTGAGGAAATGTTAGATTCGTATTATCAATTATTTAAATCAGGAATTTCACAGTTAGATCAAGAAGATTGTAATTCATTTGGAGTAAGTCTCAGTGGTGGATTAGACAGTCGTTTGATTGCATATATTGCTTCCAAAACCTGCCATCTTAATTCATTTAGTTTCGGAAATGCGGTAAATTATGAAATACAAATAGCTCAAAAAGTTGCAAAGACTCTTAGTATAAAACATGAATTTATACAGATAGGAATGTCTAATTGGTTAGAAAATCGATTGGGCGCCTTTTGGAAAGTGGATGGCTTGCTCCATTTAGGACATTTGCACGAGGCACCTGTCCATAAATATATTGCAGCAAGCTATCCTGTTTATTTTCATGGATTTTTTGGTGGTGGAATCTATGCGAATCGGAGCGATGCTAATTCAGCAATGAAGCCTTCTTTGATAGCTAAATATCTTAAATTAGGAACCAGCCCGGATGAAAGTGAAGATGTTTTTTATTCTAAGCAATGCATAGATTCGTATTTAATCGATCAAAAAATTCGCAATCAGTCTGCGCATAGTGTTTATTTGTTGTCTTCTCATTGTAAATTAATCCTTCCATATTATAATATGAACTGGATGGCTTTAAATTATAGTATCGATGATTGCTTGCAATTGAACCACAGGTTTTACTTAAAATTTTTAAATAAATATTTACCGAAACAATTGTTAGACATACCCTGGCAACGAACAGGAATCCCTCCTCAATACATTTTTTTAAATTTATTAGCAGTTTCTTCCAGATTACCATCTATTAGAGAAAAAATAGCTCAATTTTTTGGCTCCTCAAAGCATTTTATCAATTATAATGAAATTGACCGGGAATTAAACCAATGGCTTTTGCATTTTAAGAGTGAAATTAGGGATTTGGGAATTAGTAGAATTCCGAATTCAAGAGAATTAAAATTCAGAGTAGTGTCTCTGGTGCTAATTATAAAAATGATGAATAAGAATACACAGCATGTTCTTTAA
- a CDS encoding oligosaccharide flippase family protein: MSVIPDQNTSPQHTLNHLFRWQFASSLYMSLLQLASLVFLGQFLGYKEMGIYTIFQIVFRLAMALLDPGMFVSIIQKAEFTKEILTKLRNIQYLLLCICIGLLIGFYLWEYTYLINYPYVVIISLVLFCTIGIGSMYPSILQHHLKQKQISLFLILSGTAEFIWILLAIWYVDPILVFCIGLFLRFSIFYTLSWIYTKLLIYNDQINESVQEHVSFSAYQVLNQGISFVQGNFDTVLVGSVFGLLVLGPYNIASEFSYLLFSKINPIFNKAIFPLLAKYQNDVKHRQDIIKESLLSHALVCITIYLIVYSHLSDIIPLLFKDPEYSILQFSRFIVIMAMIRSINNIVFNQLLALGESSRLLKWNIAVLIINYVFIAVVYWTQTDIYKFLLINIFLSFSVLVYSIHRLLIYFEDVKLFYKALLKYTIYLMCCCIVLYLIHLMNPKFISSLLCAVAGLFSINFIFYRDKIIELFRLKIM; encoded by the coding sequence TTGTCCGTAATTCCTGATCAAAATACAAGCCCTCAACATACTTTAAACCATCTGTTCAGATGGCAATTTGCCAGTTCGCTCTATATGAGCTTATTGCAATTAGCAAGTCTTGTATTTCTTGGACAATTTCTAGGGTATAAGGAGATGGGAATTTATACCATATTTCAAATAGTATTCAGATTGGCAATGGCTTTACTGGATCCTGGGATGTTTGTTTCTATCATTCAAAAAGCTGAATTTACTAAGGAAATACTTACTAAATTGAGAAACATACAGTATTTACTGTTGTGTATTTGTATTGGATTGCTTATAGGATTTTATTTATGGGAGTATACCTATCTTATAAATTACCCATATGTTGTAATAATATCCTTAGTACTTTTTTGTACTATAGGTATTGGAAGTATGTATCCTTCTATATTGCAACATCATTTAAAACAAAAACAAATTAGTTTATTTCTAATTTTATCTGGAACAGCAGAATTTATTTGGATTCTACTTGCAATTTGGTATGTTGATCCAATATTGGTATTTTGTATTGGCTTGTTTTTAAGATTTAGCATTTTTTATACCCTTTCATGGATTTATACCAAACTCCTGATTTATAACGATCAAATTAATGAATCAGTTCAGGAACATGTTTCCTTTTCAGCTTATCAGGTTTTGAATCAAGGTATCAGTTTTGTACAGGGTAATTTTGATACGGTATTAGTTGGTTCCGTCTTTGGCTTGTTGGTTTTGGGTCCATATAATATTGCTTCTGAATTTAGCTATCTTTTATTTTCTAAAATCAATCCAATATTTAATAAGGCGATTTTTCCATTGTTGGCAAAGTACCAGAATGATGTTAAACACCGACAGGATATAATTAAAGAAAGTTTATTAAGTCATGCCCTGGTATGTATTACCATTTATTTAATTGTTTATTCGCATTTGTCTGATATCATTCCACTACTTTTTAAAGATCCTGAATACAGCATTTTGCAGTTTTCTAGATTCATTGTAATCATGGCAATGATTCGTTCGATCAATAATATAGTTTTCAATCAATTATTAGCTTTAGGAGAATCTTCAAGACTTTTAAAATGGAATATTGCAGTACTAATTATAAATTATGTATTTATTGCTGTAGTTTATTGGACACAAACAGATATTTATAAATTTTTATTAATTAATATATTTCTCAGCTTCTCGGTATTAGTATATTCAATACACCGTCTATTAATTTATTTTGAAGATGTCAAATTGTTTTATAAAGCGCTACTAAAATATACGATCTATTTAATGTGTTGTTGCATCGTTTTGTATTTGATTCATTTGATGAATCCGAAATTTATTAGTTCTTTGCTTTGTGCAGTTGCAGGCTTATTTAGTATCAATTTTATTTTTTATCGCGATAAAATAATTGAATTGTTCCGTTTGAAAATTATGTGA